ATCACAATaacattcaataaaaatcaGTTCcatcaattaaaaagaaaaagaactaacCATGTTATACTGAAGAGAGAACTATATTGTTTAATTGTCGTCTACTCATACAGAGATGCTAAACTTAATAAACCTATGATGGCTAGAGTCTATAAACTTCTTCAATTTCGACATTAACGGTTAACAAGTAACAAAAATACTTTGTGTTTACGAAGGCCAAACAACAcggctgtttttttattattggaacTTGAGGTTGTCTTACAGCGCCACCTGTACGGATTCCCACACACCAAAGGACTTGCCCGTTGAGTATGGCAAACGCAAGCCGTTCGTGCCACATTTCACGGAAAACCTAAAGGTAAAAGACCGTAAGAGTAAAGTAGTATTAGTAGATTGCTAATGCCAACGCCTAATAACAGCTATGTAATGGTTAAAGTTGTGCTAATGGCAAAGTAAAGCGCACAAGGCACAATACAGAGTTAGTTTGTAATACCAAATATATAATGACATAAACAAcagtgaaaaaaatacatcatAAATTTGTTATCTACAATAGATTACAATGCAGGGTTTAATCATTATTTAGACATAGTaatgccatttttgtttcaatctgATTCCGACCCCTCGCTACGCTCGCGAGTTTCCCTCTAGGTCCGACTCCGaccttgtttgaatttttttaaattatttttcaaatgttaataaataaaataattttatattctTACTTATGGCCTTATGGattattatgttttatttcccacgagtaaaaaaaataacaaagatgAATTCAAAGCTTTTTAgagcagtttttaaaaaagattgaaaaaaaacatcattcGCAATTTAATGTGGTGCCATTAAAGAAGTTTTATTAAGCATTACATTCACGACAAtaacataaattttatttattaagtgATGCTATGATATAGAGCAAAATGACTTGATTTttaggaataataatataaataggTTATATTCTTTTAGctgttattttaaattttaaatttaattgctttatcattcttctgttgttgatgTGCGACTGAGACAATCTTTAATGATTTACTGGACTCTCcttttgttgtaaaaaaaacggaaattttcaatgagaaaaacgaaaaaagaaatactcaTGCCAGCcatcaagagaagaaaaacacttaAAAGGTTTGCTAAATTTAATCTTGGCTTTGCTATCCCTTTGTCGAAATTTCCTTcgcattttggtttttttaaaaaacgtttTTCCCAATAGTTTTGGAGTCCTAGTGCAGCCATAGTaagaaatcttaaaaaataaaatgtaaagtatatatgtttaatttaatgttaaagtttaaTTTTGCTGTAGGTACCCTTGATCGATTTGGGCGAGATATGGGCTACGTTTTTGGACAGCCATTGAGTCCAACGAGGTAACGATTTCTTGTTTCATCAAAGTCACTTCACAATTCCCATACGTCTTAAAGGCCAAATTCAAAACGTATTCAAGGAACGATTTTTGCTATGAATATTATAGAAATggcaataattgaaaaaagtcCTTAAGTACCAATGTGAAATAGAATTTACATCGACCATAGCGAAACGTCCGGTTAATGCTTTATTAAGAAAAGTTTCAGGTTCCAAATAATCCTTAGATAGGCGATTTTTAGGATTCTCCCGCAAAGAATCccctaaaattttaaaaccaCCCGATGTTGCTTcctaataaaaattgaattttttgaaataaatccacttttaagttttaacacaatataaaacaaaaaaattcgtttcttACCAAAATCATTGTTTCAAAGACGGTATCTTTTAAAATGGTTAATTTCAAATCAGCACTGACTGCTAGGTCGTCCAACGATTCAATGAGCGGGTGCAGTTTCGGAATGGTAATAAACGAAGTTAGACATCCACTGTAGAGATAAATAAACACAACGGAAGGCAAACACCAAGCTGCCGCTATTATTCGTACCGCATGACCCAATGGACCAACACTTGGCATTGATCGTCCAGCTAAACGGAAGTAAAGTTGTCCAGTATCATTAATACCTAACCAAAGTCTTCAAATTGCTGCAATTTTTACCTTGCGAACTGATTATTCCAAAGTAGTACATAAAGTTTTCCCAAAACTGAAGATTGGAAATTCCTCCATTATAGTGTTCCGGCATGAACTTGTCAATTAACTTCATAAAAATCCATGTGACAGTTGTTCCCGAGAacatcgaaaaaataattaaagccCAAACctgtttgaaaaacaaagtaTTATAAGaacgaaattaatttatagaatctttcaaataaaaaatttttactccAGGTTGAAATGGTTTTACTATGGCGGACATAAAATTGTCTTCTTTGGGGGCGGGAATAACGGCACTCATTGGATCTTTGCTGAATGACGTAGTAAAATCAATCACTTTTGAAcgagcatacgttgttgttaGCTGAGTGGCAATGAGATCAACCTCCTATATACCATTAAGAACTTGtgtacaattatttttttttttccgtaacAAAAAGAGCAAAACGTACCTTCCTGATAGTCATCGCTACCATACCGTTCCAGcttccattttcaaaagcCCCGAAATAACCATCGGGAGGTTCCACGTAGTTGAATCTAgaataatttgaaacaataaattaatcaaatttctaTGGAGTAAATTGAAAGTGTAATTTACGTGAAGTTATATTTCAGAGTTAACCACAACATCATCTCATGGACGATGCCGTCCGCATGGTCGATAGTACCATTAATATCGTGATAAATGTACATGTATGGATTAAGCTAAATAAAATTAGTgaataaaaagttttattaatggaaagaaacaaaagaaatgtttcaTACGTCAGCCGTTGCAACGATCAAATGCTTC
This window of the Daphnia pulex isolate KAP4 chromosome 5, ASM2113471v1 genome carries:
- the LOC124194234 gene encoding glutamate receptor ionotropic, kainate 1-like isoform X2, translating into MYIYHDINGTIDHADGIVHEMMLWLTLKYNFTFNYVEPPDGYFGAFENGSWNGMVAMTIRKEVDLIATQLTTTYARSKVIDFTTSFSKDPMSAVIPAPKEDNFMSAIVKPFQPGVWALIIFSMFSGTTVTWIFMKLIDKFMPEHYNGGISNLQFWENFMYYFGIISSQAGRSMPSVGPLGHAVRIIAAAWCLPSVVFIYLYSGCLTSFITIPKLHPLIESLDDLAVSADLKLTILKDTVFETMILEATSGGFKILGDSLRENPKNRLSKDYLEPETFLNKALTGRFAMVDQKSFLEYVLNLAFKTYGNCEVTLMKQEIVTSLDSMAVQKRSPYLAQIDQGFLTMAALGLQNYWEKRFLKKPKCEGNFDKGIAKPRLNLANLLSVFLLLMAGMSISFFVFLIENFRFFYNKRRVQ
- the LOC124194234 gene encoding glutamate receptor ionotropic, kainate 1-like isoform X1, which codes for MFVAWTLLLTAVIITAEFSFEKIDYLNGKHLIVATADLNPYMYIYHDINGTIDHADGIVHEMMLWLTLKYNFTFNYVEPPDGYFGAFENGSWNGMVAMTIRKEVDLIATQLTTTYARSKVIDFTTSFSKDPMSAVIPAPKEDNFMSAIVKPFQPGVWALIIFSMFSGTTVTWIFMKLIDKFMPEHYNGGISNLQFWENFMYYFGIISSQAGRSMPSVGPLGHAVRIIAAAWCLPSVVFIYLYSGCLTSFITIPKLHPLIESLDDLAVSADLKLTILKDTVFETMILEATSGGFKILGDSLRENPKNRLSKDYLEPETFLNKALTGRFAMVDQKSFLEYVLNLAFKTYGNCEVTLMKQEIVTSLDSMAVQKRSPYLAQIDQGFLTMAALGLQNYWEKRFLKKPKCEGNFDKGIAKPRLNLANLLSVFLLLMAGMSISFFVFLIENFRFFYNKRRVQ